In Deinococcus taeanensis, one DNA window encodes the following:
- a CDS encoding heavy metal translocating P-type ATPase — MTQTIELGVQGMTCASCVGRVERGLKKVDGVESATVNLATERATVTYDPAVTTPQALLDKVKDVGYEPVLSHIELGVQGMTCASCVGRVERALKKVDGVLGATVNLATERASIEYLPTSVSAGQLKAAIRGAGYDVLEEQAGLSREDQEREARAQEVKHLQRQVLFSAVFAVPLLLIAMIPMLVPAAEEWLMTSFGHSVMGTLNWVMLALALPIQFGPGRRFYRLGWTSLRHRSPDMNALVMIGTSAAFLYSLIATVAPGLFPEGTAHVYYEASGVVITLILLGKYFEAVAKGRSSEAMKKLLSLQAKTARVVRSGQEREVPTDEVLVGDLVSVRPGEKIPVDGEVVSGASFVDESMITGEPIPVSKQAGAGVVGGTINQNGALTFRATRIGADTALAQIIKLVETAQGSKPPIQGLADRVVAVFVPVVLGIAALTFLLWLLFGGPGALSFALITTVAVLIIACPCAMGLATPTSIMVGTGKAAELGVLFKGGGALEGLQDVQVVAVDKTGTLTKGRPELTDLVTAPGFDRTSVLRLVAAAEEQSEHPIARAIVDAARRDGVALQTPDAFEAVPGYGLEARVDGHLVQVGADRYMTRLGLNVGVFAAQAGRLGDEGKSPLYAAIDGTLAAVIAVADPIKEGSQAAVDALHRMGLRVAMITGDNARTARAIARQLGIDEVLAEVLPSGKSDAVGALQAKGHKVAFVGDGINDAPALAQADVGLAIGTGTDVAVETADVILMSGDLRGVPNAFALSRATLRNIRLNLFWAFAYNVVLIPVAAGVLYPAFGTLLSPVLAAAAMGFSSVFVLTNALRLRRFTPPVTGEAGGARLRTTAHA, encoded by the coding sequence ATGACACAGACCATCGAACTCGGCGTGCAGGGCATGACCTGCGCCAGCTGCGTGGGTCGCGTCGAACGCGGCCTGAAGAAAGTCGACGGTGTAGAGAGCGCCACCGTCAACCTCGCCACCGAACGCGCCACCGTCACGTATGATCCGGCCGTCACCACGCCCCAGGCGCTGCTCGACAAAGTCAAAGACGTCGGCTATGAGCCGGTCCTCAGCCACATTGAACTCGGCGTGCAGGGCATGACCTGTGCCAGCTGCGTGGGCCGCGTCGAACGCGCCCTGAAGAAAGTCGACGGCGTGCTGGGGGCTACCGTCAACCTCGCCACCGAACGCGCCAGCATCGAGTACCTGCCCACCAGCGTCAGCGCCGGACAACTCAAAGCCGCCATCCGCGGGGCGGGTTACGACGTCCTGGAAGAGCAGGCCGGCCTGAGCCGTGAAGATCAGGAACGTGAAGCGCGCGCCCAGGAAGTCAAACACCTTCAACGCCAGGTGCTGTTCAGCGCAGTCTTTGCGGTGCCGCTGCTGCTGATCGCCATGATCCCGATGCTGGTTCCCGCTGCCGAAGAGTGGCTGATGACCAGCTTCGGCCACAGCGTGATGGGCACACTGAACTGGGTCATGCTCGCCCTCGCGCTTCCCATCCAGTTCGGCCCTGGCCGGCGGTTCTACCGCCTGGGCTGGACCAGCCTCCGGCACCGGTCCCCCGACATGAACGCCCTGGTGATGATCGGCACGTCCGCGGCCTTCCTGTACTCCTTGATCGCCACCGTCGCCCCGGGCCTGTTTCCCGAAGGCACAGCCCATGTGTACTACGAAGCGTCCGGCGTGGTCATCACCCTGATCCTGCTGGGCAAGTACTTCGAAGCGGTCGCCAAGGGCCGGTCCAGCGAAGCCATGAAAAAGCTCCTCTCCCTGCAGGCGAAGACCGCGCGCGTGGTGCGCAGCGGCCAGGAACGCGAAGTGCCCACCGACGAGGTGCTGGTCGGTGACCTGGTCTCAGTCCGCCCGGGCGAGAAAATCCCGGTGGACGGCGAGGTGGTATCTGGCGCGAGCTTCGTGGACGAGTCCATGATCACCGGCGAACCCATTCCCGTCAGCAAGCAGGCCGGCGCCGGCGTGGTGGGGGGCACCATCAACCAGAACGGCGCGCTGACCTTCCGCGCCACCCGCATCGGGGCCGACACGGCGCTCGCGCAGATCATCAAGCTGGTCGAAACCGCGCAGGGGAGCAAGCCGCCCATCCAGGGCCTCGCCGACCGGGTCGTTGCGGTTTTCGTGCCCGTCGTGCTGGGCATCGCGGCCCTCACCTTCCTGCTCTGGCTGCTGTTCGGCGGACCGGGCGCCCTGAGTTTCGCCCTGATCACGACGGTCGCCGTGCTGATCATCGCCTGCCCCTGCGCCATGGGCCTCGCCACCCCCACGAGCATCATGGTCGGGACCGGCAAAGCCGCGGAACTCGGCGTGCTGTTCAAAGGCGGCGGGGCGCTGGAAGGCCTCCAGGACGTCCAGGTGGTTGCCGTGGACAAGACCGGCACCCTCACCAAAGGCAGACCTGAACTGACCGACCTGGTCACCGCCCCCGGCTTTGACCGGACCAGCGTCCTGCGCCTCGTGGCCGCCGCGGAAGAGCAGAGTGAGCACCCGATTGCGCGCGCCATCGTCGACGCCGCCAGGCGCGACGGGGTGGCGCTCCAGACGCCTGACGCGTTCGAAGCGGTGCCCGGGTACGGCCTGGAAGCGCGCGTGGACGGTCACCTGGTGCAGGTGGGCGCCGACCGGTACATGACCCGGCTGGGCCTGAATGTCGGGGTCTTCGCGGCGCAGGCCGGGCGGCTGGGCGATGAAGGCAAAAGCCCGTTGTACGCCGCCATTGACGGCACGCTGGCCGCGGTGATTGCCGTGGCTGACCCCATCAAGGAGGGCTCGCAGGCGGCCGTGGACGCCCTGCACCGTATGGGCCTGCGGGTCGCGATGATCACCGGGGACAACGCCCGGACCGCCAGGGCCATCGCCCGGCAGCTGGGCATCGACGAAGTGCTTGCCGAAGTGCTGCCCAGCGGCAAGAGCGACGCCGTGGGGGCCCTTCAGGCCAAGGGCCACAAGGTCGCCTTCGTCGGCGACGGCATCAACGACGCCCCAGCCCTCGCCCAGGCCGATGTGGGGCTGGCCATCGGCACCGGCACCGACGTTGCCGTGGAGACCGCGGACGTGATTCTCATGAGCGGAGACCTGCGCGGGGTGCCGAATGCGTTCGCGCTCAGCCGCGCCACGCTGCGCAACATCCGCCTCAACCTGTTCTGGGCGTTTGCGTACAACGTCGTCCTGATTCCGGTCGCGGCTGGCGTTCTGTACCCCGCCTTCGGGACGCTGCTCAGCCCGGTTCTCGCGGCGGCGGCAATGGGCTTCAGCAGCGTTTTCGTGCTCACCAACGCCCTGCGCCTTCGCCGCTTCACCCCCCCTGTCACGGGGGAGGCTGGGGGCGCCCGGTTACGGACCACCGCCCACGCGTAA